One window of Xylocopa sonorina isolate GNS202 chromosome 9, iyXylSono1_principal, whole genome shotgun sequence genomic DNA carries:
- the Taf3 gene encoding TBP-associated factor 3 isoform X5 has product MSTEYSRSVLRMVVAQICQTIGWHSINSTPLEFMVDLMQEYILRISKLTHQYAEILGRTEANLNDLGLAFRHMNIDIQELAEYIKNVDSVSCPVAVPKFPIRHENHLNFLKPGSREVVTRPVHVHEHLPAMYPDTEEEYVAEKTENLMNRSSDLTLSNGTSSNSSINVSPHAISPQVVFKRPGDPISFESPIVKRVKVLEEGRPLREIHSVMMTTSGFLSPAREGKLPEARTPHQTRSDSPQPSSYPMVPPELKYDKKPKKIIKKASEDCKLDKENKKKNRAKELFKPDKIDDNRIKKLAAMKESAKLKPLKPGGGKLQSTMPSSSSRPSTPKLISPKTVGSPKLQKSTQPKTKPEKVVDLTSGSSPSNERKEDNIDKLPSEPDKQKLNIFKKISKPREDKEKAETMEQHKYKELDSRESSPGLVIDENIEKQAQRGDNDTKREEKKTPHTPDVHIQPDVGESIDLQSPGPDVYIFDDMSPPGTPSTPRTPELNMPTTPTDHKKKRKEKINKKRELKSRSPKHCVSPKKTKLVNDAPELDILDRPKTPQAPEPQIPKEPAFPPTLPFPFFPTFPPAPGLIPHPMFHRFPLPLGRGNAGPHPAMPNLPLPSRFLNLPPKSDDFPTAPKTKSLDREKLPPTSASIEATPSMTKHEKPEKEKGDKSKAIKQEKEIPPPVPTSTIAPPLSSALAAPVTYPAQVPIVPLLPSKNPKVEKQDKNDKKSKEHKKEKKDKLKKKKDKKEKHKEKGEKIKEKKDKIDKKEKIEKIKEKKEKKDKRKEKEKEDKSSEAVPKITLKLGTASPRPPTPDTAPMKKITIKTLLKKPEDETKREPSPELAKISALVTRPPKQKSASKKTEEGTLDGSPALPTDTISANLTSVSLASVPRAKKSLFKALPQRETPPSQFDPVPKFPIPVMQQQPAYYFRRKQMQLLKRMMLRKTKKMAGSRCPQHQPLLWIKVVLKFGYVLDVVIKMMAHLWLVATIAMHGTIGSALACKYHQRITTIGIVRSV; this is encoded by the exons ATGTCAACAGaatatagcagaagtgttttaAGAATGGTGGTTGCTCAAATTTGTCAAACGATCGGATGGCACTCGATTAACTCTACACCCTTAGAATTTATGGTCGATCTTATGCAAGAATACATTTTGCGTATCTCAAAGCTAACCCATCAATATGCAGAAATTT TGGGAAGGACGGAAGCAAATCTTAATGACCTAGGTTTAGCATTTCGACATATGAATATTGATATACAAGAATTAGCAGAATATATTAAGAATGTAGATTCAGTATCATGTCCGGTGGCAGTGCCAAAATTTCCAATTCGACATGAAAATCATTTGAACTTTTTAAAACCCGGGAGTAGGGAAGTTGTAACGAGGCCAGTACATGTACACGAACATCTACCGGCTATGTATCCTGACACCGAAG AAGAATATGTAGCAGAGAAAACTGAAAATTTAATGAATAGATCGTCTGACTTAACGTTGAGTAATGGAACATCGAGCAACAGTTCCATCAATGTGTCTCCTCATGCAATATCACCTCAAGTAGTTTTTAAGCGACCAGGGGATCCTATTTCATTCGAAAGCCCCATAGTAAAACGTGTGAAAGTGTTAGAAGAGGGTAGGCCATTACGTGAGATCCACAGTGTGATGATGACTACTTCAGGTTTTTTATCCCCTGCTCGGGAAGGGAAGCTACCCGAGGCAAGGACACCTCACCAGACTCGTTCAGATTCACCACAGCCTAGTTCTTATCCCATGGTACCCCCGGAACTGAAGTATGACAAGAAACCGAAGAAGATCATAAAGAAAGCATCAGAGGATTGCAAACTTGACAAAGAGAACAAGAAAAAGAACCGCGCTAAAGAATTATTTAAACCGGACAAGATAGACGACAACAGGATAAAAAAGTTAGCCGCCATGAAGGAATCTGCTAAATTGAAACCGTTAAAGCCGGGAGGTGGAAAATTACAAAGTACCATGCCTAGCTCATCGAGTAGGCCGTCTACTCCTAAATTAATATCACCGAAGACGGTTGGTAGCCCGAAATTGCAAAAAAGCACACAACCAAAGACGAAACCGGAGAAAGTGGTCGATCTTACTAGCGGGTCATCGCCATCGAATGAGAGGAAAGAGGACAATATCGATAAACTTCCATCGGAACCAGACAAGCAAAAATTGAACATCTTTAAAAAGATCTCGAAACCACGCGAGGATAAAGAGAAAGCGGAGACAATGGAACAACATAAATACAAAGAGCTTGACTCGAGGGAAAGTTCACCAGGTTTAGTGATCGATGAAAACATTGAGAAGCAAGCACAACGCGGGGATAACGATACGAAACGAGAGGAAAAGAAAACTCCGCACACACCGGACGTCCATATTCAACCAGATGTAGGTGAATCGATTGATTTGCAAAGTCCAGGACCGGATGTTTACATATTTGACGATATGTCGCCACCGGGAACTCCCAGCACGCCAAGAACTCCAGAATTAAATATGCCAACGACCCCTACGGATCAtaagaaaaagaggaaagaaaagatCAACAAGAAGAGGGAATTAAAATCAAGAAGCCCAAAGCATTGCGTTAGCCCAAAGAAG ACAAAGCTTGTCAACGATGCGCCAGAATTGGATATACTCGATCGACCAAAAACTCCGCAGGCACCTGAACCCCAGATCCCCAAAGAGCCAGCGTTCCCACCAACGCTTCCGTTTCCTTTTTTCCCAACATTCCCGCCTGCACCCGGTCTAATACCTCATCCCATGTTCCACAGATTTCCGTTGCCTTTAGGAAGAGGCAATGCCGGCCCACATCCGGCAATGCCAAACTTGCCATTGCCATCTCGATTTTTAAACTTACCACCAAAATCAGATGATTTCCCGACCGCACCGAAAACTAAGTCTCTCGATCGTGAAAAACTCCCACCGACATCTGCCTCCATCGAAGCGACACCTTCGATGACAAAACATGAGAAAccggagaaagagaaaggggatAAATCGAAGGCGATTAAACAGGAGAAAGAGATACCTCCGCCAGTTCCTACAAGTACCATTGCACCGCCTTTATCATCTGCACTCGCAGCACCAGTTACGTATCCCGCACAAGTACCTATCGTGCCGTTATTACCTTCGAAAAATCCTAAAGTCGAAAAGCAGGATAAGAATGACAAG AAATCAAAGGAGcataaaaaggagaaaaaagataaattaaagaaaaagaaggatAAGAAAGAGAAGCACAAAGAGAAAGGAGAGAAAATAAAAGAGAAGAAAGATAAAATTGATAAGAAGgaaaaaatagagaaaattaaagaaaagaaagaaaagaaagataaGCGAAAAGAGAAAGAG AAAGAAGATAAAAGTTCTGAAGCTGTACCAAAAATAACTCTAAAATTAGGAACAGCTTCTCCAAGACCACCAACACCAGACACTGCTCCAATGAAGAAAAT AACTATAAAGACACTGCTGAAGAAACCTGAGGATGAGACAAAACGGGAGCCAAGTCCGGAGTTGGCGAAAATATCGGCGCTAGTAACACGGCCGCCGAAGCAAAAGTCGGCAAGTAAGAAAACAGAGGAGGGAACATTAGATGGAAGCCCTGCTCTTCCTACAGATACTATCTCTGCCAATCTTACTAGTGTGTCACTCGCATCAGTTCCTCGAGCAAAGAAATCTCTCTTCAAAGCCCTACCTCAAAGAGAGACTCCTCCGTCTCAATTCGATCCTGTTCCTAAGTTCCCAATTCCTGTGATGCAACAACAACCGGCGTATTATTTT